A genomic window from Bacillus mesophilus includes:
- the phnE gene encoding phosphonate ABC transporter, permease protein PhnE — MSSVREVRPPKKKWWKLILISLVLIYLYYVALTMTDLTYRGSSLSPAVIFRRLFWDPFFDPAVLAKVPEYLYYMFETLAIAYAGTLIATVLAIPFGFLAARNMSKVSGLGKSILNGIRAFPEVMLAIIFVAAVGMGPFAGVLAVGISSIGMLGKLYSEVIEAIDMKVIEALKANGANRIQVMWYGVIPQVIPEFSNYAMYRYEIDVRSSTILGVVGAGGIGAPLIIASMQRNWENVGMILIIIIVVVTIMDVISAKVRKKIV; from the coding sequence ATGAGTAGCGTTAGAGAAGTCAGACCACCAAAGAAAAAATGGTGGAAACTTATCCTTATATCTCTTGTATTAATCTATTTATATTATGTTGCTTTAACCATGACAGACCTTACCTATCGTGGGTCGTCACTTAGTCCAGCTGTAATTTTTAGACGTCTTTTCTGGGATCCGTTCTTTGATCCAGCTGTACTAGCTAAAGTTCCAGAATATCTTTATTATATGTTTGAAACATTAGCAATCGCTTATGCAGGTACCTTAATAGCGACTGTTCTAGCCATTCCTTTCGGATTTTTAGCTGCTAGAAATATGTCAAAAGTATCAGGCTTAGGGAAATCAATTCTGAATGGAATTCGTGCTTTCCCAGAAGTAATGCTAGCAATTATATTTGTTGCTGCAGTAGGTATGGGACCTTTTGCTGGTGTATTAGCAGTAGGAATTAGCTCGATTGGAATGCTAGGGAAACTGTATTCTGAAGTAATCGAAGCCATTGATATGAAGGTAATTGAAGCATTAAAGGCTAATGGTGCGAACCGAATACAGGTTATGTGGTATGGTGTTATTCCACAAGTAATCCCTGAATTCTCAAACTATGCGATGTATCGTTATGAAATTGATGTTCGTTCCTCGACCATTCTCGGAGTAGTAGGTGCAGGTGGAATAGGTGCTCCACTAATTATTGCATCGATGCAGCGTAATTGGGAGAATGTTGGTATGATCCTGATTATCATTATTGTGGTAGTAACCATCATGGACGTAATCAGTGCTAAGGTTAGAAAGAAGATCGTTTAA
- the phnE gene encoding phosphonate ABC transporter, permease protein PhnE yields the protein MTKQPLPQNKKIPLFPRRTKMVTTNILLVIVGFYLFSAYFTEAYPNRVIVGMPIVFSFIVDDLYPPNWGYVNRVLTSLIETWNIALLSASLSAIFALPLSFLAASNINTKKGFYTAVRFFLNILRTIPELILAVILVAFIGIGALAGVVALFIFSLGILAKLISETIEAIDPNPLEAIRATGGNIVQVIWYGVMPQILPHYVSYALYVLEINVRASVVLGFVGAGGIGLILKNQLALFNFGNVSTIVIMTFIAVTIIDFVSNRVRERLV from the coding sequence ATGACGAAGCAGCCACTGCCACAGAATAAAAAAATTCCATTATTCCCTAGGCGTACAAAGATGGTTACAACTAATATTTTGTTAGTAATCGTCGGCTTTTATCTCTTCTCAGCTTACTTTACTGAGGCATACCCTAATCGTGTTATTGTAGGGATGCCAATAGTTTTCAGTTTCATAGTTGATGATTTATATCCTCCTAACTGGGGATATGTGAATAGAGTATTGACAAGCTTAATCGAGACTTGGAATATCGCTCTTTTAAGTGCGTCACTATCTGCTATTTTTGCTCTTCCATTAAGTTTCTTAGCAGCTTCAAACATTAATACAAAAAAAGGATTTTATACAGCGGTTAGATTTTTTCTAAATATCCTAAGAACAATCCCTGAACTTATATTAGCTGTAATTTTAGTAGCTTTCATTGGAATTGGTGCATTAGCTGGGGTAGTCGCTTTATTTATTTTCTCGCTTGGGATTCTAGCTAAATTAATCAGTGAAACGATAGAGGCTATTGATCCTAATCCACTAGAAGCGATCCGTGCTACTGGTGGAAATATTGTTCAAGTTATCTGGTACGGCGTTATGCCACAAATACTACCTCATTATGTTTCATATGCTCTTTATGTTTTAGAGATTAACGTTCGTGCATCAGTAGTATTAGGGTTTGTTGGAGCTGGTGGTATCGGATTAATTTTAAAGAACCAATTAGCGCTTTTTAACTTTGGTAACGTATCAACGATTGTTATCATGACGTTTATAGCGGTTACAATCATTGATTTTGTAAGTAACCGGGTAAGGGAGCGATTAGTTTAA
- the phnC gene encoding phosphonate ABC transporter ATP-binding protein, with the protein MIEFKNVSLTYPNGHQGLKNINVTIHPGEFIVVVGLSGAGKSTFIRSINQLVKPTDGELLIDGKDSLKFKDRELKELRKNIGMIFQNYNLVNRMSVLRNVLTGRLAYIGTLKSILGLFSHEDKELALRSLDRVGIGAKAYSRADQLSGGQQQRVSIARALSQQPKYILADEPVASLDPPTSHIVMKDLKKINKEDGITTIVNLHFIDMAMEYADRIIGMRDGEIVFDGPVSTVTEETFEQIYGRKIKEDDLRGSVSNDEAATATE; encoded by the coding sequence ATGATTGAATTCAAGAATGTTTCATTAACTTATCCAAATGGTCATCAAGGCTTAAAAAACATCAATGTAACGATTCATCCTGGTGAGTTTATTGTAGTTGTTGGTTTATCTGGCGCTGGAAAATCCACTTTTATCAGAAGTATTAATCAATTGGTTAAACCTACTGATGGAGAGTTATTAATAGATGGCAAAGATTCTTTAAAATTTAAAGATCGTGAACTAAAGGAATTAAGAAAAAATATTGGAATGATATTCCAAAACTATAACCTTGTTAATAGAATGTCAGTTTTACGTAATGTGTTAACTGGACGTTTAGCATATATTGGAACTCTAAAAAGTATTTTAGGATTATTCTCTCATGAAGATAAGGAACTTGCTTTAAGAAGCTTAGATCGTGTAGGAATTGGTGCTAAGGCATATTCTAGAGCAGACCAATTAAGTGGTGGACAACAGCAGCGTGTAAGTATTGCTCGTGCTCTTTCACAACAGCCAAAGTATATTCTTGCAGATGAGCCAGTTGCGAGTCTTGACCCACCTACATCACACATTGTTATGAAGGACTTAAAGAAGATTAATAAGGAAGATGGAATTACAACGATTGTAAACCTTCACTTTATTGATATGGCAATGGAGTATGCGGATCGAATTATTGGTATGAGAGATGGGGAAATTGTATTTGATGGACCTGTTTCAACTGTAACAGAAGAAACTTTTGAACAAATATACGGCAGAAAAATTAAAGAAGATGATTTACGTGGGAGTGTGAGCAATGACGAAGCAGCCACTGCCACAGAATAA